A window from Kluyveromyces lactis strain NRRL Y-1140 chromosome E complete sequence encodes these proteins:
- the CPR7 gene encoding peptidylprolyl isomerase CPR7 (similar to uniprot|P47103 Saccharomyces cerevisiae YJR032W CPR7 Peptidyl-prolyl cis-trans isomerase (cyclophilin) catalyzes the cis-trans isomerization of peptide bonds N-terminal to proline residues binds to Hsp82p and contributes to chaperone activity) — translation MHKVYLDIKIGDEPIGRIVCELFDEQAPKTCANFIHLCRGDVNLNGKVLSYKRNHFHRIIKNFMIQAGDLMFGSDDKINKEEVGKGGCSIYATESELENSSRNEIQCFGNFPDENLGEFTESFILAMANTGSQNTNSSQFFITTYPSPHLNGKHSQFGKVIAGKSVVRTIEHMDVDENGVPNDSIIIEDCGEWSDNMEIPLYNACNDTIGNDFYEENPDDDTHFEGEDFAKAYEAAETIKESGSLLFKKRDFRNALFKYKKALKYTTAYTPEVDIDKFHNEKFTIQKHKLYLNICLMLFYLKEYHESIKYSTFLVDDDRVGNKDKAKAYLRRGNCLYALNRFEAALTDYKNSAKTVPEDKNVEQKIDITEKKIASDLERRKKSIGKFFN, via the coding sequence ATGCACAAAGTATATCTTGATATTAAGATCGGCGATGAGCCAATAGGCCGAATCGTATGCGAACTGTTCGACGAACAAGCCCCTAAAACATGTGCTAACTTTATACATCTATGCAGAGGAGATGTCAATCTTAATGGTAAAGTGTTAAGCTATAAAAGAAATCACTTCCATAGAATCATTAAGAATTTTATGATTCAAGCTGGAGATTTGATGTTCGGTTCTGACGACAAGAttaacaaagaagaagttggaaAAGGCGGTTGCTCAATTTATGCGACTGAATCTGAGTTGGAAAATTCATCTAGAAATGAAATTCAATGTTTTGGGAACTTTCCAGATGAAAATTTGGGTGAATTTACCGAAAGCTTCATATTGGCTATGGCCAACACTGGTTCACAGAATACCAACAGTTCTCAGTTCTTCATTACTACTTATCCATCTCCCCATCTAAACGGTAAACATTCTCAGTTTGGAAAAGTGATAGCAGGTAAATCTGTTGTTCGCACAATTGAGCATATGGATGTCGATGAAAATGGAGTACCAAATGATTCAATAATCATAGAAGATTGCGGTGAATGGTCTGATAATATGGAAATACCTCTTTATAATGCATGCAACGATACAATTGGTAATGATTTTTATGAAGAAAATCCAGATGATGACACCCACTTCGAAGGCGAAGATTTTGCCAAAGCATATGAAGCAGCAGAGACCATTAAAGAATCTGGTTCTCTGCTATTCAAGAAACGAGACTTTAGGAACgctcttttcaaatacaaGAAGGCCTTGAAATATACTACTGCATATACTCCTGAAGTGGATATAGACAAGTTTCATAATGAGAAGTTCACTATCCAGAAACATAAACTATATTTGAACATCTGTCTGATGCTattttatttgaaagagtATCATGAATCAATCAAATACTCTACCTTTTTAGTGGATGATGACCGTGTAGGAAACAAAGACAAGGCAAAGGCATACTTAAGAAGGGGCAATTGTCTTTATGCTTTGAATAGATTTGAAGCCGCTCTCACTGACTATAAGAACAGCGCAAAGACAGTTCCCGAGGATAAGAACGTCGAGCAGAAAATAGATATtacagagaagaaaatcgCGAGCGATCTcgaaagaaggaaaaaaagcATAGGTAAATTCTTTAACTGA